In Maridesulfovibrio zosterae DSM 11974, a genomic segment contains:
- a CDS encoding ATP-binding protein, whose protein sequence is MKRFTIKKFVDRFSGFSLKNKIFFSTLGVILIISAIIALLARWILVSSLTKELELRGVAIAYSIAERGAGYILDRDYPQLLSLTFEEAKLRERQHLITYIYVLDKENQVLCHTFTRPFPGDLDKANPIPEGSDKSVRLINLGKTSAYDIAVPIKEGLYRIGTVHVGLNKIHIDQLVSTLRFTFLGFISFVVVIIFVISHRLAEYITKPVSKLTRLSDELSRGNFNFSIDVLSSGSEWNASSCPAYYNTDFPCWHFDLSSNNTDNEVGGRESLQQCQDCHFYSKRQGDEVVQLADSFRNMVWSIKLYRRRLRESEEKYKSLFDSGPDPILVVSCADFKIIDANPRVTELYGYSLKELIGEKFIKLGPESNKECIKAFEEYGGPSGCIYYPKILHYKKSGKPVYVNMHACPITYRSEPSIIVAVNDITEIIEKDAQLVQAAKMKSLGEMSAGVAHEVNQPLNAIKMGSEYLALMAEQNRDLPAAQLEKVAREVSNQVDRAAEIISALRAFGRKSGFKTEKVDINAPVRSVLTLVTRQFELQNVNFELDLTENMSRIIAQDNRLQQVFFNLVNNARDAIAEKRENTGIDSEDFIKITTYQRADNVYIRVSDTGAGITDEVRDKIFEPFFSTKEVGYGMGLGLAITYGIVRDCKGSIEIDSQQGVGTSFTLVFPAAKEES, encoded by the coding sequence ATGAAGCGCTTTACCATAAAGAAATTTGTTGATCGTTTTTCAGGTTTTTCTCTCAAAAATAAAATTTTCTTTTCTACTCTTGGCGTAATACTTATTATCAGTGCCATTATAGCTCTTCTTGCGCGATGGATTTTAGTTTCTTCGCTAACCAAGGAACTCGAATTGCGCGGAGTTGCGATTGCTTATTCAATAGCAGAACGTGGTGCAGGATATATTCTTGATAGAGACTATCCGCAGTTGCTCAGCCTTACTTTTGAGGAAGCCAAGCTTCGTGAACGGCAGCACCTTATTACCTATATTTATGTGCTCGATAAAGAGAATCAAGTCCTATGTCATACTTTCACAAGACCTTTCCCGGGTGACCTTGATAAAGCTAACCCTATTCCTGAGGGAAGTGATAAATCTGTTCGTTTGATAAATCTGGGGAAGACTTCAGCTTATGATATTGCCGTACCTATTAAAGAGGGGTTGTACCGTATAGGGACAGTTCATGTGGGGCTTAATAAGATCCATATTGATCAGCTTGTTTCTACACTCCGGTTTACATTTCTAGGATTTATTTCTTTTGTAGTGGTGATCATTTTTGTAATCAGTCACAGATTGGCGGAGTATATTACTAAACCTGTGAGTAAGCTTACAAGACTGTCTGATGAATTGTCGCGTGGTAACTTCAATTTCAGTATTGATGTTTTATCCAGTGGTTCTGAATGGAATGCTTCGAGTTGTCCGGCCTATTATAATACTGATTTTCCCTGCTGGCATTTCGATCTTTCCAGTAACAACACAGATAATGAAGTCGGTGGTCGCGAAAGTCTGCAGCAATGTCAGGATTGCCATTTTTATTCTAAAAGACAGGGTGATGAAGTTGTTCAACTGGCCGATAGTTTTCGCAATATGGTCTGGTCCATAAAACTTTATAGGCGCAGGCTTCGAGAATCAGAGGAAAAATACAAGTCACTCTTTGACAGCGGACCAGACCCGATTCTTGTTGTTTCCTGTGCTGATTTTAAAATTATAGATGCCAATCCGAGGGTTACTGAACTTTACGGTTATTCGCTCAAAGAGCTGATAGGAGAAAAATTTATAAAACTTGGGCCCGAATCAAATAAGGAATGTATTAAAGCTTTTGAAGAATACGGAGGGCCGTCCGGTTGCATTTATTACCCAAAAATTCTGCATTATAAAAAAAGCGGTAAGCCTGTATATGTAAATATGCATGCGTGCCCGATTACTTACCGAAGCGAACCTTCTATTATTGTCGCAGTCAACGATATTACTGAAATTATCGAAAAAGATGCTCAGCTTGTACAGGCTGCAAAGATGAAATCTCTGGGTGAAATGTCGGCCGGGGTAGCGCATGAAGTTAACCAACCTCTTAATGCAATTAAAATGGGCAGTGAATATCTTGCTCTCATGGCGGAGCAGAATCGGGATTTGCCCGCAGCTCAGCTTGAGAAAGTTGCTCGTGAGGTCAGTAATCAAGTTGACCGGGCTGCGGAAATCATATCAGCCTTACGTGCATTCGGTCGCAAATCAGGATTTAAAACTGAAAAGGTCGATATAAATGCACCTGTACGCAGTGTTCTAACTTTGGTTACCAGACAATTTGAATTACAGAATGTTAATTTTGAACTTGATCTTACAGAAAATATGTCACGAATTATTGCGCAGGATAACCGATTGCAGCAGGTCTTTTTTAATCTGGTTAATAATGCTCGTGATGCAATTGCAGAAAAGAGAGAAAATACAGGAATAGATAGTGAAGATTTTATTAAAATAACTACTTATCAGAGAGCGGACAACGTATATATCCGTGTTTCGGATACTGGAGCTGGAATTACTGATGAGGTGCGTGATAAAATATTCGAACCGTTCTTTAGTACCAAAGAAGTAGGATATGGAATGGGGTTGGGACTGGCAATTACTTATGGCATAGTACGTGATTGTAAGGGTAGTATAGAAATAGATAGCCAGCAAGGAGTGGGGACTTCATTCACTCTTGTTTTTCCTGCAGCAAAAGAAGAGAGTTAA
- a CDS encoding ABC transporter substrate-binding protein: protein MKKFILVLALFLITACDRSVSIPVHEDDNPGVFDDKIILGSSLALEGHASFLGTQTLHGALAYIKYINEQGGIYGRNIEIIAYDDSYDPPKCLVNTQKLIIEDKVFALFCYVGTPTTVKIIPLVDDAKIPLLGMFTGADALRRPFKRYVINIRPSYYQETKEAVRHMIQDLGINKIAVFYQYDAFGFDGLTGTELALKEYDLEPVARGSYTRGSLDIQEGVEKIKYSGAQAVFMIGTSGPCIKFMNKLRKEGIHPVYYTVSFMGARDFSQLPENIKELVIMSQVVPPFSKNDDLSKSEAANYIKLLKRYYPDDTPDFVGLEGFFNARILVEGLKRSGKDLTRDKFLTAIESLNKFEIAPGITVSYGVNDHQGMEKVYFTRLHDRRFELIRNWAELKRMVN from the coding sequence ATGAAAAAGTTCATATTGGTTTTAGCTTTGTTCTTAATTACCGCTTGCGATAGATCCGTATCCATACCTGTTCATGAAGATGATAATCCCGGTGTTTTTGATGATAAAATAATACTAGGTTCTTCACTTGCTTTGGAAGGGCATGCAAGTTTTCTAGGAACCCAGACTCTGCATGGTGCTCTTGCGTATATAAAGTATATCAATGAGCAGGGAGGAATTTACGGTAGAAATATTGAGATTATTGCTTATGACGATTCATATGACCCCCCTAAATGCTTGGTAAATACGCAAAAATTGATCATTGAAGATAAAGTCTTTGCGTTATTCTGCTATGTGGGGACCCCCACAACAGTTAAAATAATTCCTCTGGTCGATGATGCAAAAATTCCATTGTTAGGCATGTTTACCGGAGCTGATGCTTTACGCAGACCTTTCAAGCGTTATGTGATAAATATCCGGCCGTCTTACTATCAGGAAACTAAAGAAGCTGTCCGGCATATGATACAGGATCTGGGTATCAATAAGATTGCTGTTTTCTACCAGTATGATGCTTTCGGGTTTGATGGATTAACCGGGACAGAATTGGCTCTTAAAGAGTATGATCTTGAACCTGTAGCCAGAGGTTCTTATACGCGAGGTTCTTTGGACATACAGGAAGGTGTTGAAAAAATAAAATACTCAGGTGCACAGGCTGTCTTTATGATTGGAACCAGTGGGCCATGCATTAAATTCATGAACAAACTTAGAAAAGAGGGCATTCACCCCGTTTACTATACAGTCTCGTTTATGGGGGCACGGGATTTTTCTCAACTTCCTGAAAATATTAAAGAGTTAGTGATAATGTCTCAGGTTGTTCCTCCTTTCAGCAAGAATGATGACCTTTCCAAGTCTGAGGCTGCAAATTATATAAAGTTATTGAAAAGATATTATCCCGATGACACACCTGATTTTGTAGGTCTTGAAGGTTTTTTTAACGCCAGAATCCTTGTAGAGGGGCTAAAGCGTAGTGGAAAAGATCTGACCAGAGATAAATTTCTCACTGCTATTGAATCTTTGAATAAATTTGAAATAGCACCTGGAATTACTGTTTCATATGGAGTAAACGATCATCAGGGTATGGAAAAGGTTTACTTTACCCGGCTGCATGATAGACGTTTTGAGCTTATCCGCAATTGGGCAGAGCTCAAAAGGATGGTCAATTGA
- a CDS encoding response regulator — MSKILVIDDERATLNMFEMLLTAYGHEVLTAENGEIGIEIFDARKPDLVMTDIKMPGMDGLEVLSRIKAISPDSEVIVITGHGDMDLAIKALNLDATDFLNKPVKREDLEKALRLSDDRRLFARKKQDDVRLIFEDKLAVIEVAGNLTSKSEGLLIDIFDEAMDTSKMNILIIFQEKASINGAAIDTLYNVIEKAKAKGCNIIITGLSGNFRCVLDSMGISKMASIYDNEESARKKLC; from the coding sequence GTGAGTAAAATTCTTGTAATAGACGATGAAAGAGCTACATTAAACATGTTCGAAATGCTTCTTACAGCTTATGGACATGAAGTCTTGACCGCTGAGAACGGTGAAATAGGAATCGAAATTTTTGATGCAAGAAAGCCTGATCTCGTTATGACTGACATTAAAATGCCGGGAATGGACGGACTTGAGGTACTCAGTAGAATTAAAGCCATATCACCTGACTCAGAAGTAATAGTTATCACGGGACACGGAGATATGGATCTTGCCATCAAAGCCTTGAATCTCGATGCCACTGATTTTCTCAACAAGCCTGTAAAGCGTGAAGACTTGGAAAAAGCTTTGCGCCTTTCAGATGATCGGCGTTTATTTGCACGTAAAAAACAGGATGACGTTCGGCTTATTTTTGAGGATAAGCTCGCAGTTATAGAAGTTGCCGGCAATCTTACTTCTAAATCCGAAGGATTGTTAATTGATATTTTTGATGAAGCAATGGACACTTCAAAAATGAATATTCTCATTATCTTTCAAGAGAAAGCTTCTATTAACGGGGCCGCAATCGATACACTCTATAACGTAATAGAAAAAGCTAAAGCCAAAGGCTGCAATATTATTATCACAGGGTTGTCGGGGAATTTCCGTTGCGTACTTGATTCAATGGGGATCAGCAAAATGGCTTCCATATATGATAACGAGGAGTCCGCTAGAAAAAAACTATGCTGA